A single genomic interval of Isorropodon fossajaponicum endosymbiont JTNG4 harbors:
- the rpmH gene encoding 50S ribosomal protein L34 gives MKQKRTFQPSVIKRKRTHGFRSRMSTKSGRAVINARRKKRRKRLAA, from the coding sequence ATGAAGCAAAAGAGAACCTTTCAACCGAGTGTCATCAAACGTAAACGTACACACGGTTTCAGATCAAGAATGAGCACCAAATCAGGTCGTGCTGTGATTAATGCACGTAGAAAAAAAAGGCGTAAGCGTTTAGCAGCTTAG
- a CDS encoding DUF494 family protein, with product MTNNILDVLTYMFDYLFEEAEQDSTHEIDDTELRAHLSDIGFDTMHIDKVLSWLENITTIQDGKIKPFKTTYQAGMRIYTESEKIKLSTKSRGFLLFMENIGQLDANQREMIIDQIMSLGDASISLEDLKWVVMMVLGNSVDGETSAQWLESIVFLDDNHTIQ from the coding sequence ATGACAAATAACATTCTTGATGTTCTAACTTATATGTTTGATTATCTTTTTGAAGAGGCAGAGCAAGATTCTACCCATGAAATTGATGATACCGAGTTAAGAGCACATCTTTCAGACATTGGATTTGATACAATGCACATTGATAAGGTGCTTAGTTGGCTAGAAAACATCACCACCATTCAAGATGGCAAAATCAAGCCATTCAAGACGACTTATCAAGCCGGTATGCGTATTTATACTGAGTCTGAAAAAATAAAACTCAGCACTAAATCTAGAGGCTTTTTGCTGTTTATGGAAAATATTGGCCAACTAGATGCTAATCAGCGCGAGATGATTATTGATCAAATCATGTCATTGGGCGATGCTAGTATCTCTTTAGAAGATCTTAAATGGGTAGTGATGATGGTATTAGGCAATAGTGTTGATGGCGAAACATCAGCGCAATGGCTAGAATCCATCGTGTTTCTTGATGACAATCACACCATTCAATAA
- the yidD gene encoding membrane protein insertion efficiency factor YidD, with translation MPIKFYQLFISPLLGSNCRFQPTCSQYSYDAIQAHGFFKGLGLSLKRIGKCHPWHDGGFDPVPKK, from the coding sequence ATGCCCATTAAATTTTACCAACTATTTATTAGCCCCTTATTGGGTTCTAATTGTCGTTTTCAGCCAACTTGCTCGCAGTATTCCTATGACGCAATCCAAGCGCATGGCTTTTTTAAGGGGCTTGGTCTTAGTTTAAAACGTATTGGTAAGTGTCATCCATGGCATGATGGTGGGTTTGATCCCGTACCAAAAAAATAA
- the rnpA gene encoding ribonuclease P protein component: protein MSLRLTHNLRILKPFDYKAIFNHGKMTKGRYWQIIARKIDTPTPRLGLAIAKKVHKLAVDRNRAKRMARETFRTHQNDLNHWEFVVMARHSKPAKNSIMTDDLLHLFKKITTH from the coding sequence GTGTCCCTTAGGCTAACACACAACTTAAGAATTTTAAAACCCTTTGATTATAAAGCTATTTTTAATCATGGCAAAATGACCAAAGGGCGATACTGGCAAATCATCGCACGAAAAATTGACACACCCACACCACGCCTTGGACTTGCCATTGCAAAAAAAGTTCATAAATTAGCTGTTGATAGAAATAGAGCCAAAAGAATGGCACGCGAAACCTTTAGAACACATCAAAATGACTTAAATCATTGGGAGTTTGTAGTAATGGCAAGGCATTCAAAGCCCGCTAAAAACTCTATAATGACTGATGACTTGCTACATTTATTCAAAAAAATAACCACTCATTAA